A section of the Virgibacillus sp. NKC19-3 genome encodes:
- a CDS encoding cell wall elongation regulator TseB-like domain-containing protein, which translates to MKNKRNAVFLGRSWLFWSVLIFILLTVSCLLYAMFLYLDVMDSKTAGVEETKEQILNATAITEIDKIEQFNGTESYHVVFGKDEDNEEKIIFYPLEGNEKTLTTIDKSEIVTEESVRNQWMNECSGCELLNIVPALVDDTPLWEIAYNDNSNRYILDYLSIYDGTRYEQYRLNRMFQ; encoded by the coding sequence ATGAAAAACAAAAGAAATGCCGTTTTTCTCGGACGAAGTTGGCTATTTTGGAGTGTGCTTATATTTATTCTTCTGACTGTTTCCTGTTTACTTTATGCTATGTTTTTATATCTTGACGTTATGGATAGCAAAACTGCAGGTGTCGAGGAAACAAAAGAGCAAATCCTTAATGCTACCGCAATAACGGAAATTGATAAAATTGAACAATTTAATGGTACTGAATCATACCATGTTGTGTTTGGTAAAGATGAAGATAATGAAGAAAAAATTATTTTCTATCCTTTGGAAGGTAATGAAAAAACCTTAACAACGATTGATAAATCTGAAATTGTAACAGAGGAGAGTGTTAGAAACCAATGGATGAACGAATGTAGTGGTTGTGAATTATTAAATATCGTACCTGCATTGGTTGATGATACGCCACTATGGGAGATCGCATACAATGATAATTCCAATCGATATATATTGGATTATTTGTCCATTTATGACGGTACAAGGTATGAACAATATCGTTTAAATCGAATGTTTCAATAG
- a CDS encoding pyridoxal phosphate-dependent aminotransferase — protein MDLANRVKTITPSSTLAITAKAKDLKSQGYDVIGLGAGEPDFNTPTYIMNAAKKSMDDGMTKYTPAGGVPELKQAIMSKLKTDNDLTYTTDQIIVSTGAKHALYTLFQVLLNTGDEVIVPSPYWVSYPEQVKLAGGKPVYVNALEQSDFKVTPEELEEAITSKTKAVIINSPSNPTGMMYNKEELERLGEICLKHGILIVSDEIYEKLIYTHDAHVSIGALSHPLKEQTVVINGLSKSHAMTGWRIGYAAGPSYIIKAMSTLASHSTSNPTSIAQYAALAAYKTDEDASKMMKKAFAERLDVLYDLIVNIPGITCVKPKGAFYLFPNVEEAIAMNGFEHTDEWVTALLEEEKVALVPGSGFGSPGNVRLSYAASIESLKEAAKRIKRFVVNHQS, from the coding sequence ATGGATTTAGCAAACAGAGTAAAAACAATAACACCATCGTCAACATTGGCGATAACCGCAAAAGCAAAAGATCTAAAATCTCAAGGATATGATGTTATAGGTCTTGGTGCTGGTGAACCAGATTTTAACACACCCACATACATTATGAATGCTGCCAAAAAGTCTATGGATGACGGAATGACGAAATATACCCCAGCTGGTGGGGTTCCAGAACTAAAACAGGCCATCATGAGCAAATTGAAAACAGATAATGACCTAACCTATACTACCGATCAAATAATCGTCTCAACAGGGGCTAAACACGCTTTATACACTTTATTTCAAGTTTTACTAAATACTGGAGATGAAGTAATCGTCCCTTCACCTTATTGGGTAAGCTATCCGGAACAAGTTAAATTAGCTGGTGGTAAACCGGTATATGTAAATGCCTTAGAACAAAGTGATTTCAAGGTAACACCTGAAGAGCTGGAAGAAGCAATAACAAGTAAAACAAAAGCAGTCATTATTAATTCGCCAAGCAATCCTACTGGTATGATGTACAATAAGGAAGAGCTGGAAAGACTTGGTGAAATTTGCTTAAAGCATGGAATTTTGATTGTATCGGATGAGATTTATGAAAAATTAATTTATACACACGATGCACATGTTTCAATTGGCGCTTTATCACATCCATTAAAAGAACAAACCGTCGTCATTAATGGACTTTCAAAATCTCATGCTATGACTGGTTGGAGAATTGGATATGCAGCTGGACCGTCGTATATTATAAAGGCAATGTCAACGCTTGCCTCCCATTCAACATCAAACCCAACATCTATTGCGCAATACGCAGCGCTTGCAGCATATAAAACCGACGAAGACGCGAGTAAAATGATGAAAAAAGCATTTGCGGAAAGACTGGATGTATTATATGACTTAATTGTTAATATACCAGGAATTACATGTGTTAAACCAAAAGGCGCATTTTATCTATTTCCAAATGTAGAAGAAGCAATAGCCATGAATGGATTCGAGCATACAGATGAATGGGTAACGGCATTACTTGAAGAAGAAAAGGTTGCACTTGTGCCCGGTTCAGGATTTGGTTCTCCTGGTAATGTACGCCTGTCTTATGCTGCATCCATTGAAAGTCTAAAAGAAGCTGCAAAACGCATAAAACGATTTGTAGTAAATCATCAATCTTAG
- the asnS gene encoding asparagine--tRNA ligase encodes MKITISQVPNQKDQTVTIGAWLANKRSSGKIAFLQLRDGTGFMQGVVAKNDVSEETFELAKNMNQESSMYITGQIVEDTRSPFGYEMQVSAIELIHESSDYPITPKEHGTEFLMDHRHLWLRSKRQHAVMKIRNEIIRATYQFFNDNGYVKIDPPILTGSSAEGTTELFHTKYFDEEAYLSQSGQLYMEAAAMAFGKVFSFGPTFRAEKSKTRRHLIEFWMIEPEMAFVEHDESLEIQEQYVTSIVKSVLENCKLELQVLERDTTQLEKIQAPFPRISYDDAVELLKEKGFTDIEWGVDFGAPHETAIAESFDKPVFITNYPAEIKAFYMKPHPTQSDVVLCADLIAPEGYGEIIGGSQRIDDLALMQKRYEQHNLTGPAYEWYLELRKYGSVPHSGFGLGLERTVAWLAGVEHVRETIPFPRLLNRLYP; translated from the coding sequence TTGAAAATAACTATTTCACAAGTACCAAATCAAAAAGATCAAACGGTAACGATCGGTGCATGGCTTGCTAATAAGCGATCAAGTGGTAAAATCGCATTTCTGCAGCTGCGGGATGGAACTGGATTTATGCAAGGAGTCGTTGCTAAAAATGATGTCAGTGAGGAAACTTTCGAATTGGCCAAGAATATGAATCAGGAATCTTCTATGTACATAACTGGGCAAATCGTAGAAGATACAAGATCTCCTTTTGGCTATGAAATGCAGGTTAGTGCGATTGAATTGATCCATGAATCCTCGGACTACCCAATAACACCGAAAGAACACGGTACAGAATTTTTGATGGATCACCGTCACCTATGGTTACGTTCCAAAAGACAACATGCAGTTATGAAAATTCGGAATGAAATCATACGCGCAACCTATCAATTTTTTAATGATAATGGCTATGTTAAAATTGATCCACCAATCTTGACTGGTTCTTCTGCAGAGGGGACGACAGAATTATTTCATACCAAATACTTTGATGAAGAAGCTTATCTTTCACAGAGTGGTCAATTATATATGGAAGCTGCAGCAATGGCTTTTGGAAAAGTATTCTCTTTTGGTCCGACATTTCGCGCTGAAAAATCGAAAACACGCAGGCACTTAATTGAATTCTGGATGATTGAGCCTGAAATGGCATTTGTGGAGCATGATGAAAGTTTGGAAATTCAAGAACAATATGTTACCTCTATTGTAAAATCCGTATTGGAAAATTGTAAACTGGAATTACAGGTGCTGGAGCGTGACACAACACAATTAGAAAAAATACAAGCACCATTTCCACGGATTTCATATGATGATGCTGTAGAATTGCTCAAAGAAAAAGGGTTTACGGATATTGAATGGGGAGTAGACTTTGGTGCACCTCACGAAACAGCCATTGCAGAAAGCTTTGACAAGCCAGTATTTATTACCAACTATCCGGCTGAAATTAAAGCATTTTACATGAAGCCGCATCCTACACAATCTGATGTTGTATTATGTGCAGATTTGATTGCGCCTGAAGGTTATGGCGAAATTATAGGTGGATCACAGCGGATTGATGATCTGGCGCTTATGCAGAAACGATATGAGCAACATAATTTAACAGGACCTGCCTATGAGTGGTATCTCGAGCTTCGTAAATACGGAAGTGTCCCACATTCAGGATTTGGTCTCGGTTTGGAGAGAACCGTGGCATGGTTAGCCGGTGTTGAACACGTTAGAGAAACCATACCATTTCCAAGATTGTTAAATCGTCTGTATCCATAG
- a CDS encoding DnaD domain-containing protein: MTKFVPFQEILSGQLPVPLKLLTNYTSLGLNEKEVIIIIQLHRFLQENEAFPTPYEIASYLTIDEKECANVLRKLIQKNILSINQHRNEQNQLSEAYSLEPLWEKLYANKKTKEEETDGTIFILFEQEFGRPLSPFEIETINAWLDEDEIAPSLIKAGLRESVLMGKLNFKYIDRILRDWKKKGIHSVEQARDASKNFHNKQVVKQENTTKRDTSFYYNWLEGED, translated from the coding sequence ATGACAAAATTTGTACCCTTTCAAGAAATATTATCAGGTCAATTACCTGTCCCACTAAAATTGCTAACAAACTATACGTCATTAGGTTTAAATGAGAAAGAAGTAATCATTATCATACAGTTACATCGTTTTCTACAAGAAAATGAAGCATTTCCGACACCTTATGAGATTGCATCCTATTTAACAATTGACGAAAAAGAATGTGCGAATGTATTACGAAAGCTCATCCAAAAAAATATACTGTCCATTAATCAGCATAGAAATGAACAGAATCAATTAAGTGAAGCTTACTCTCTAGAACCGCTATGGGAGAAGCTTTATGCTAATAAAAAGACAAAAGAGGAAGAGACAGATGGAACCATCTTTATTTTATTTGAACAAGAATTCGGCAGACCATTATCGCCATTTGAAATTGAAACCATCAATGCATGGCTGGATGAAGATGAAATAGCTCCTTCATTAATTAAGGCCGGGTTAAGGGAATCTGTTCTAATGGGAAAATTAAATTTCAAGTATATCGATCGGATACTTAGAGATTGGAAAAAGAAAGGAATCCATTCGGTTGAGCAAGCGCGGGATGCCAGTAAAAATTTTCATAATAAGCAAGTGGTAAAACAGGAGAATACAACCAAAAGGGATACATCATTCTATTATAATTGGTTAGAAGGGGAAGACTAA
- the nth gene encoding endonuclease III, with translation MLNKTQIRYCLDVMKEMFPHAKAELNHQNPFELIIAVLLSAQCTDALVNRVTASLFKKYKTPADYVSVPLEELQQDIRSIGLYRNKAKNIRKLCQSLIDDYDGEVPHSKTELMKLAGVGRKTANVVASVAFNEPAIAVDTHVERVSKRLGICRWKDSVPEVEETLMRKVPKDEWSQTHHLMIFFGRYHCKSRNPNCPECPLLDLCREGQKRMKKENLLPNERR, from the coding sequence ATGCTAAATAAGACGCAAATAAGATATTGTTTAGACGTGATGAAAGAAATGTTTCCTCATGCAAAGGCTGAATTAAATCATCAGAATCCATTTGAATTAATTATTGCTGTCCTACTGTCCGCGCAATGTACGGATGCGCTTGTTAACAGGGTTACAGCAAGTTTGTTCAAAAAATATAAAACACCGGCTGATTATGTATCTGTCCCATTAGAAGAGCTGCAACAGGATATTAGATCTATTGGCTTATATCGTAATAAAGCAAAAAACATACGCAAACTTTGCCAATCATTAATTGATGATTATGACGGGGAAGTACCACATTCGAAGACAGAGCTTATGAAGTTGGCAGGTGTAGGTAGGAAGACAGCTAACGTAGTAGCTTCTGTAGCGTTTAATGAACCTGCTATAGCAGTTGATACGCATGTAGAACGTGTGTCTAAGCGATTAGGAATTTGTCGCTGGAAAGATTCTGTACCTGAAGTTGAGGAAACGCTCATGCGTAAAGTACCAAAAGATGAATGGAGCCAAACGCATCACCTAATGATTTTCTTTGGTAGATATCATTGTAAATCCAGAAATCCAAACTGTCCAGAATGTCCATTACTTGATTTATGCAGAGAAGGGCAGAAGCGTATGAAAAAAGAAAATTTATTGCCAAATGAAAGAAGGTAG
- a CDS encoding penicillin-binding protein 1A, with translation MANNSQSRTARRKQKKAKKKPLWKKIIFTVLIIILAIGIGVGGLFTYWIATAPDIDASELDIPFSSTIYDQDGNEYADLGSEQRSRVDYEDLPPELIDAVTATEDVRFFEHSGVDLRRIGGAIIANITQGFGSEGASTITQQVVEQSFLSSDKKLSIKVQEQWMALKLEREYSKEEIMEMYLNKIFYGSGAYGIGKAAETYFGKTDLSELTLPEAAILAGLPQRPTAYNPYENPDFTKERMDTVLTLMVRHGKISQEEADEAREVDIESLLSETRPDATPYEAFLQQVADEVSEKVDGADIYTDGLKVHTTLDSSIQEHVEYLLTDSEENPIPYYDDEMQAGMTVLDTSNGAIRAIGGSRNNQGIDGFNYATDLKRQAGSTIKPIIPYGPAIEYNQMSTYHQLNDDAPYEIQGSNPIRNYNRSYSGWMTAREALSGSLNVPAVKLLEEIDYGNAQEFAEGLGLEFADDSLGLRDAIGGSGTTVNPLQMAGAYRAFANEGIYNEPYAVTSVEFPDGRTIDLQPEPEAAMSDHTAYMITDMLKTAITEGTGTNANIPGMPVAGKTGTTNRDGVEGAADSWFNGYTTNYTISVWTGYENYEQGVEDTQIPLALFKNTMEEISSDIETADFTKPDSVVEVDVEDGSNPAALPSASTPSSDIITELFVKGSEPTSKSERFDQLEPVSDLNAEYDEESNSITVEWDYDSDADISFEVSTSENGGQMQGLSSTEDTSLEISDVETGSEYEIQVVAVDGDSTSEANSTTVTIPEDGEEQEESEEDEIPSVDGLSASYNEDNAIIDVSWQYNGPSATFEVDVNGQTQTVESNGLEITGASPGQTYTINVTPIGQNGDRGDTQSTEVSVPDAEENEDEGESGENEEDQDNGDGEDQENGEDQESEDNGDTENAEPSEDESEGQDEDEDESEGENQ, from the coding sequence ATGGCAAATAATAGCCAATCTCGTACAGCAAGAAGAAAGCAGAAAAAAGCAAAAAAGAAGCCGCTATGGAAAAAAATAATATTTACAGTACTCATTATTATTTTAGCCATTGGAATTGGTGTTGGCGGTTTATTTACGTATTGGATTGCTACAGCACCGGATATAGATGCATCTGAATTAGACATTCCTTTTTCATCTACCATTTATGATCAGGATGGAAATGAATATGCAGATTTAGGGTCTGAACAGCGAAGTAGAGTAGATTATGAAGACTTACCACCCGAATTAATTGATGCTGTTACTGCTACAGAAGATGTACGATTCTTTGAGCATTCCGGGGTTGATTTACGTCGGATCGGAGGCGCAATCATTGCTAATATCACTCAGGGATTTGGCTCAGAAGGGGCAAGTACGATCACGCAGCAAGTAGTGGAACAATCATTCTTGTCATCGGATAAAAAACTTAGCATTAAAGTTCAGGAACAATGGATGGCACTAAAGTTAGAGCGTGAATATTCAAAAGAAGAAATAATGGAAATGTATTTAAACAAAATATTTTACGGTAGTGGAGCTTATGGAATTGGGAAAGCCGCAGAAACATACTTTGGAAAAACGGATTTGAGTGAACTTACATTGCCTGAAGCTGCTATTTTAGCGGGATTACCGCAACGACCAACAGCTTATAATCCATATGAAAATCCGGATTTTACAAAAGAGAGAATGGACACCGTTTTAACACTGATGGTAAGGCATGGTAAAATCTCCCAAGAAGAAGCGGATGAGGCAAGAGAAGTTGACATCGAGTCCTTGTTAAGTGAAACACGCCCTGATGCAACACCGTATGAAGCTTTCCTGCAACAAGTAGCGGATGAAGTCAGCGAAAAAGTAGATGGTGCAGATATTTATACGGATGGTTTAAAAGTCCATACAACGTTAGATTCCAGTATACAAGAACATGTAGAATATTTATTAACAGATAGTGAAGAAAATCCGATTCCTTACTATGATGATGAAATGCAAGCTGGGATGACGGTGTTAGATACAAGCAATGGAGCAATTCGAGCAATTGGTGGTAGCCGAAATAATCAAGGGATTGATGGATTTAACTACGCAACGGATTTAAAACGTCAAGCTGGCTCTACAATCAAACCGATCATCCCTTATGGACCTGCTATTGAATATAATCAAATGTCCACATATCACCAATTAAACGATGATGCGCCATATGAAATTCAGGGTTCCAATCCAATACGAAATTATAACCGATCCTATTCAGGATGGATGACTGCGCGAGAAGCTTTAAGCGGATCTTTAAATGTGCCGGCAGTTAAATTACTGGAAGAGATCGATTACGGGAATGCTCAAGAATTTGCAGAAGGCTTAGGCCTTGAATTTGCTGATGATAGCCTAGGTCTACGCGATGCTATTGGAGGGAGTGGAACGACTGTCAACCCACTTCAAATGGCCGGAGCTTATCGTGCTTTTGCCAATGAAGGTATCTATAATGAACCATATGCTGTTACAAGCGTCGAATTTCCAGATGGTCGAACAATTGACTTGCAGCCTGAACCAGAAGCTGCTATGTCCGATCATACGGCCTATATGATTACAGATATGCTAAAAACAGCAATTACGGAAGGAACAGGTACTAATGCGAATATTCCGGGAATGCCAGTTGCCGGTAAGACAGGTACAACAAATAGAGATGGCGTCGAAGGGGCAGCAGACTCCTGGTTTAATGGATACACGACCAACTATACCATATCTGTGTGGACCGGTTATGAGAATTATGAACAAGGCGTTGAAGATACTCAAATTCCACTCGCCTTATTTAAAAATACAATGGAAGAAATATCTAGTGATATTGAAACAGCCGACTTTACGAAACCGGATTCTGTTGTCGAAGTTGATGTAGAAGATGGTTCAAATCCTGCAGCACTTCCAAGCGCTAGTACACCATCCTCTGATATTATTACAGAGTTGTTTGTAAAAGGAAGTGAACCAACCAGTAAGTCAGAAAGATTTGATCAGCTGGAACCTGTTAGTGACTTAAATGCTGAGTATGATGAGGAATCCAATTCTATTACAGTGGAATGGGATTATGATTCAGATGCCGATATTTCATTTGAGGTTAGTACAAGTGAAAATGGCGGTCAAATGCAAGGTCTTTCTTCAACAGAAGATACGTCGCTTGAAATTTCTGATGTAGAGACTGGTTCAGAATATGAAATACAGGTTGTCGCTGTTGACGGCGATAGTACGAGTGAGGCTAACTCAACAACAGTTACGATTCCAGAGGATGGAGAAGAACAAGAGGAAAGTGAAGAAGATGAAATTCCTTCTGTAGATGGATTAAGTGCTTCTTACAATGAAGATAATGCGATTATCGATGTTTCTTGGCAATATAATGGACCATCCGCAACATTTGAAGTGGATGTAAACGGACAAACACAAACGGTTGAATCAAATGGCCTAGAAATTACTGGCGCTTCTCCTGGTCAAACGTATACCATAAACGTTACTCCAATTGGTCAAAATGGTGATCGTGGTGATACGCAAAGCACTGAGGTTTCAGTGCCTGATGCAGAAGAAAATGAAGATGAAGGTGAAAGTGGAGAGAATGAAGAAGACCAGGATAATGGCGATGGAGAAGACCAAGAAAATGGCGAAGACCAGGAAAGTGAAGACAACGGAGACACAGAGAATGCAGAACCCTCAGAGGACGAATCAGAGGGGCAAGATGAAGACGAGGATGAAAGCGAAGGTGAGAACCAATAA
- a CDS encoding DUF1798 family protein — translation MELKEQTKTLKIHLNNLKDQYENNPPPENKKDRQLFQKVKKETSPIYELLATWEENALKLIKERKINMHPQQITSTLENMELLLMHSYYIDVKRKRYMELHHSIHYIFDQLLREAESKT, via the coding sequence ATGGAATTAAAAGAGCAAACAAAAACGTTAAAAATACACTTAAACAACTTGAAGGATCAATATGAAAACAACCCACCACCCGAAAATAAAAAGGATAGACAATTATTTCAAAAGGTGAAAAAGGAGACATCCCCAATTTATGAGCTTTTGGCTACATGGGAAGAAAACGCCTTAAAATTGATTAAAGAACGAAAAATTAATATGCATCCACAACAAATTACGTCAACATTAGAAAATATGGAACTACTTTTAATGCACAGTTATTATATAGACGTAAAGCGCAAACGATATATGGAACTTCATCATTCCATTCATTATATTTTTGACCAGTTATTACGGGAAGCTGAATCAAAAACATGA
- a CDS encoding cytidine deaminase: MVTTNNLLEEAINMRNKAYVPYSEFPVGAALLTKSGKIYTGCNIENASYPVSCCAERVVIFKAISEGEIDFVEMAVAADTTRPVPPCGSCRQVMSEFFSRTMHIHLTNLNKDTKTVSIEDLLPFSFQPNDLP, encoded by the coding sequence ATGGTGACTACAAATAACTTACTTGAAGAAGCAATAAACATGAGAAATAAAGCTTATGTTCCGTATTCTGAATTTCCTGTCGGGGCAGCTTTGCTGACTAAATCCGGTAAAATTTATACAGGTTGTAATATTGAAAATGCATCTTATCCTGTATCATGTTGTGCGGAACGTGTTGTGATTTTTAAGGCAATCTCTGAAGGAGAAATAGATTTTGTAGAAATGGCAGTTGCGGCCGATACAACACGGCCAGTTCCACCCTGTGGATCCTGTCGACAAGTGATGAGTGAATTTTTTTCTCGCACCATGCACATTCATTTGACTAATCTAAACAAGGATACAAAGACCGTATCGATAGAAGATCTATTACCTTTTTCTTTCCAGCCGAATGATTTGCCTTGA
- the gpsB gene encoding cell division regulator GpsB — protein sequence MSSIRVQLNGKDILEKEFKTTMRGYNQEEVDEFLDMVIQDYDVFKQEIERLQQENERLKKSSSDQSRTRSTQPAQQVNYDVLKRLSNLEKEVFGKKYSGSEDVEDTIT from the coding sequence ATGAGTTCAATTCGAGTACAGCTAAATGGGAAGGATATTCTTGAAAAAGAATTTAAAACAACAATGCGAGGCTATAATCAAGAAGAAGTAGATGAATTTCTGGATATGGTCATTCAAGATTATGATGTATTCAAGCAAGAAATTGAAAGACTGCAACAGGAAAATGAAAGACTTAAGAAAAGTTCTTCAGATCAAAGTAGAACGCGTTCCACGCAACCAGCTCAACAAGTTAATTATGATGTACTGAAGCGGTTGTCGAATTTAGAAAAAGAAGTTTTTGGAAAGAAATATTCAGGATCTGAAGATGTAGAAGATACGATAACATAG
- a CDS encoding THUMP domain-containing class I SAM-dependent RNA methyltransferase encodes MPYVTLIATAAMGLESVVANEVKQLGYDCNVENGKVVFEAPVAAIPRCNLWLRTADRLKIQIGTFKATTFDELFESTKALPWENFIAENGQFPVSGKSVNSRLYSVSDCQAIVKKATAERLKLKYGIAFKMPETGALYKIEVALRQDIATLTIDTSGAGLHKRGYRVGQGDAPLKETMAAALVMLTNWKPDYPLIDPFCGSGTIAIEAALIGQNIAPGFNREFACEKWPLIKNKYWEEAYEEVENMAKYDQELDITGSDIAHNMVKIASENAIEAGLGDLINWKQMQVRDLTIHGENGYIIGNPPYGQRIGDREEAAKLYKDLGNVMKGHPSWSIYILTAFEDFEKKFGQKATKKRKLFNGFIRTDYYQYFGRKTQQP; translated from the coding sequence ATGCCATATGTCACACTAATCGCTACAGCAGCTATGGGACTTGAATCTGTGGTTGCGAATGAAGTAAAACAATTAGGATACGATTGTAACGTTGAGAATGGAAAAGTGGTATTTGAGGCACCAGTAGCAGCAATCCCACGTTGTAATTTATGGCTTCGAACTGCAGATCGCCTCAAAATACAAATCGGAACATTCAAGGCAACGACATTTGACGAATTATTCGAATCCACAAAAGCTCTACCTTGGGAGAACTTTATAGCAGAAAATGGACAATTTCCCGTTAGTGGAAAATCCGTAAACTCCAGATTGTACAGCGTTTCAGATTGTCAGGCTATAGTTAAAAAGGCAACTGCTGAACGGCTTAAACTTAAATATGGTATTGCTTTTAAAATGCCGGAAACTGGCGCATTATATAAAATAGAAGTGGCCTTGCGTCAAGATATTGCTACACTAACGATAGATACCTCCGGAGCTGGTTTACATAAAAGAGGATATCGTGTAGGACAAGGGGACGCGCCCTTAAAAGAAACAATGGCAGCAGCATTAGTTATGCTTACAAATTGGAAACCTGACTATCCGTTGATTGATCCCTTTTGTGGTTCGGGTACGATTGCTATAGAGGCAGCACTAATTGGGCAAAATATCGCTCCTGGGTTCAATCGGGAATTTGCTTGTGAAAAATGGCCACTTATTAAAAATAAATACTGGGAAGAGGCTTATGAAGAAGTAGAAAACATGGCAAAATATGATCAAGAACTGGATATTACAGGTTCCGATATTGCGCACAATATGGTAAAAATAGCTAGTGAAAATGCTATTGAAGCAGGATTAGGGGATCTTATCAATTGGAAACAAATGCAAGTAAGAGATTTAACTATTCACGGTGAAAATGGATACATCATAGGAAATCCTCCCTATGGACAACGAATAGGAGATAGGGAAGAGGCGGCAAAGCTATATAAAGATCTTGGCAATGTTATGAAAGGCCATCCCAGTTGGAGTATCTATATACTAACTGCATTTGAAGACTTTGAGAAAAAATTTGGCCAAAAAGCAACAAAGAAACGCAAACTATTTAATGGTTTTATTCGAACAGACTATTATCAATATTTCGGACGTAAAACACAACAACCTTAA